The region ctttcttcattgGTTTTATCCCACCATTGAAACATCAATATCCTTACAAATGTTCTTTGCCAAGGCAACAATAAATTTTGCTATTTCTAAGCCAAATGATAGCTCTCTTCCTAGAGACTGAGCTGATGGATAAATCCTCTCCTGGAGCATCTCAGAAACATCAACATGAAGAGTTATAATTTGGGGTGGCATGAACCTTTCACTAGACAGAGAGCTGTCAAACAAACTCAATTTCCTTACTATATTCTAAGACTGTAACATAACCACATATGAACCCAAAACAGATCCTGatttttctcagtctttctaaagccaactaaaaaaaaaaaaaaaatatatatatatatatatatatatatatatatatatatgtaaaatcaCACCTTCCTTTGATTATATTTATGGTTACTGTATGCTCCTTGTTCTTTGCTCCATGACCCTTTGACCCTTTCACAAACACCCAACCCATTACAGTTATTATCTTACTAAATGTTGATGTCTTTCACTCGGGATATTTTGGGGGAGAAATACGTGGGTTTAGAACTACATAATTAAATAGTTTCTAATTCAGTTTATTGGAAGAACTTCTTGCATATCTAGGTCAATATCAAGAACATGGTGCTGCTTCAGAAAATGTAAACTGTAGCTTAGAATATTTTCTGGCTTCTGTACAACTGAATGTCAACAACTCACTATGACCTTCAAAACAGCTCTGTAATACACAAAAGTTAAATAAACAAGTGACAAAAAAGTgctttacaagaaaaaaagaaagtacattcacttcagaattatttaaacaaaatactttaCCAAGTTGGAGCCACTCTCAGAAGCATGATGCCCAGCCTctgagcagcacacaggagaTTCAGGCACATGCGATTCATTTCCTGaattcaacaaaaaaaatgtatctccAAGAAAACAGTCAGCATGCTGAGGGTGCAAAGTGCTTCTGGCAAAAGGGTTAGGGTGACAACACCACTCTTCAACTAAAGCACTCCAGTTTTCACTTGGCAGAGGAAGAACTCTCAGAAATTTCCtaagagggaagaagaaaatatttcaatacattgtattattttctaataCATTAAAAGAGAGCTTGGATTCCTTATAAAAAAGGGGGTGGGGGCGGAAGTATGGCATTTTCTCCAAAAGTAACTGTATAACTCTCCTTTCAGTCAAAGGCACTTTCTTCAGATGAATTCTGAGAAAGCAATGGCTGAGTGTTTCCTGCCAAGTTTGTCATGAAGCATTTCCCAAGGGTGAATCTCCAACGATTATAAGGCAGAACTTGGCATAATCCTCTCTTGAAATGAATCAcatggcaaaaataaaacagttgtACCCAGTCATGAAAAACATAACAATGGGCATTTTGCAGttacatttattattatttcttgtaAAGTTGCCTTGCACCATATACTGATATAAAACCAACGGAAACAAGCCGCTGCCACAGCAAGGGAGAACATGTCCTTTGAAGCCCCTCAAAGTCAAATACCAGACTTGGAAAAAACTAAATCCCCAAAAACACCCGACAGtttatcttcattaaaaaaaagaaaaaaaaagataatgcaaTCTTAACTTTCAGAAGTCAcatacaaaaaccaaaccaaaacaaaaccaaatccctTTCTCCTAGGCAGCTGTATGTAACTGGGAGGCTGCTCTAGGCATTACCAGACTTTGCTTTCGTTATCAGTGTCGTTTTTTAGCTTACTTTCTTTGGTTACTCAGAGTGCCAGACGATTTTATAAGATAAGATTTGGAATAACTGCTTTAAGTTGTAAAATACACTCTTAAAGTTAGAATATATACATGCAGCTATATAAATACCAGCTTAGTCATTATAAGTCAGTGGTCAATACTGTCTACAGTTCCTATACCTTTTCTGTGGTCCGAGCACATGCGATTTTATGAAGAATGTAGAAGTACTGATAGTTACTGTCCACATAGTTACACCTTCTTTAAACTGTGTTTTCGAGAAAACTATTGCACCGGCAAGAAATTCAGCCCCTTTACCAAACCAATGGGCAACGGCTTTAACAGTGTGCACCTCTCTGACAGTTTCCTAGATGTACTTACTGTTCATGGTAGAGATGCACTTTCTCCTCACTGCGTAGTTTCCTTGAATGCTTTCCTTTTGTtcccttattttttctgttgttgccTGAAACCTTTACATATAGACTCTTTATTCTACTCCTTACCTACGACTTGCAAAAACGACTTTCCTTATGGTGCTACTTTACACATAAACACACAGCTGCTAAGCCTACAGTTAAGACACCCTCCCTTTCTTGCAGTTCACAAACTACTCTCTTCTGAAGATGCCGGTTTGTCCCACTGTAGTTTCTTGTGCCTTTTGTATTGCTGAGTGACTGAAActataatattttctaaaaaccTCCCTCTTTCCAAATAGGCAATACATTTGAAACTGTGCTTGCCCCACCTGCAGATGAAAATTGGAATAACTCACCACCTGACCCAGCTTTACCATAACTAAGTAAGATCACCTCTCAGCACTACCCATCactgtctttattctttgtgGTCTTACATAGTGCCTAAGATAAAACCACAATTCTGCTATGGTGGGACCTTAATTCTGGTGTTGAGCTAATTACTGATTATTCACCTGTATAATTAGTTCCAATGCCTAGACTCAACAACGAAAAAAGTTTTCATTCCTATGTATTGCTCTTTACACTACAGCAAGAAAAAGCTGGTATTGCTCAGCaatgtttttcaaatgttaCATACAGGGGGAATAAAAGACAGAGGTTACCTTAAGCTGCAGAGTAATGCTGTCCAGTTTCATTACATTACCCTTTCTTTACCCTCACAGTCTAGACCAAGGatgtcaaaataattttctctgggggccacatcagcctcacggttgccttcaaagggcagaatgtaattttaggactgtataatgTAACTACTtgtacatttatacagtcctaaaattacattcagccctttgaaggcaaccgtgaggccgATGCAGCCTCCggagaaaatgagtttgacaaccCTGGTCTAGTGCATCAAGATGTTGAATTCCTGTTCAACAAAAGCAGTTGCTCCAACCAGTAGGAATTTCCTAAGCAGTCTAAGAGAGTCCTGCAATAAGGATGCAATTCTTAGGTAGGCTTCCATGCTAAGGCATTTGGCCACAGAGATCCTTATAAGACTGGACTAGTAAAAATAATCTCTAGTACCATTATTAACTAATATCCAAGAACCCAGTAATATCATCCTTTCTATTGAAAATTCCAAAAAGTGGAAGCAAAATGGACTTTAGACTTTTAAACATATAACCCTTCTGTTCCatcagagaaataaagacaaaagatCCAACTGAATTTCTTCAACAGCAGACTTCTTTATTTACTTAGTACTAAATCTTGACAGCCCAGCTTGACAGTTAATTGTCACGGTTAAAGCTACTATGTAGGAAAAGTGTAATTAGAAGATTTTCCCTGCAATCATTTTTTCAATAGAACATTTACGTAGTACAAATTCTTAACTTTGGACTAAGGAAAAGGGTTATTGCTTAATGGCCAAtttatgaaatgtatttttcacaaCATTCAGCCTTTAAGAATTTCTTCATGATGGAAATAAAGCCTTATATAATTACTTTATATATGAGCTACACTTAGCCTAagtgaaaggagagaaagaaaaaaagaaagtatccCAAATTCTTTGCAGCTCTtaaataatggaagaaaaaaaaccccaaaactaatCACTTCCTTCAATGTGGTTAGTGTGAGGCTAATGAGGAAGATGTAGAGAGCATAACCTGAACCTCTGAAGAACCATCAGATTCATGGAAGGAAGCAGACTGAGGGaatttcagaaaatgtattGAGTCCATTTTCTTGCATCAAAGGAGGATCACTTACATTTCAACCATTCCTAATGTATTTCTCTAATCTAGTAGCGAAAATGATTGCTTCCTATGCAACCTCtaacaataaaatataatttttagaatatgtttgggttttttttcattttaacctAAATTCCTCTTGATTCAACTGAAGACCAATGCCACCTTCCTTGCAGCAGCTTCTTACATATTGGAAGACTCTAATGTCTCCTCCACAGAGTCTTATCTAAACTAAAtcaaatttatttctatttcttctccaAGGTATCATTTTCTAGATCTCAAGTTTTTCTTATTACAGACCCCTTCCCAGTAATTCACATTTTAATAACTTTCCCAAACACACAGTTCTGCAACTTCCCTTCAATCCCATCACCTGTGCTGCCACTGGCACACTCACTCTCCCTGGGGAGACCAACACACAAATTCTGTAGCTAAAAGTACTGACTACGCTACTGTCTTCCTTTTGGAAGTGATGGAACAGAAGGTGTTGGATACACTGGCAGCTCCACTCTTCTTTGTCTTAACTAACACTTTCTAATGACAATATTTGAGGAGCTCAGAGGTTCCCTGTAAGAAGAAATGCCAAGCAAAGAGCCATGAACAcgccttctttttcctttctcaaaaaTTCTGATTGCATCCTGTTATATGATACAGAGCCAAAAGATGTAAACTCCATGCATACAGATTTGATGTGCTGAAATTCAGGGAAATGCCCACTCAGAGATGAAAATATAAAAGTGCAAGATCCTCTTTTGAAAGGAAATGTTACCAACTACAATTAGCAGTTTCATTACTCTACAAATGTATCAAAATAAGAACTACACTTTCTGATGAGACATTTCAGAAGGCAAAACCAGAACATTCTCATTCAGTTACATTCAAGCTAGCCAAAAATCCATACGCAGGACAAGAAAGTAACAAGAGTTTGCAGAATATGCCATAGTTGTATTACCATGTTGAGTATTAGGACTGACACAGATCATAAAAGGCTGCAAGTGCATCTTTAACAATTTATATACATCTGGCTGAAGCTGCCAAAATTGTTCATCAGAAAGGCcagaaaatgcagcagcattttACTAAAATTCTCATTCACTCTGCAGACTTCGTAAGCAGCAGAGATAAGGCTGAGCCACACAGCTAAGAAACAGGTCTCGTGTTTCCCAAATGCAGCATCCCTGACCTACGTGGAGGTGGGCTTTGCTTAACAGGTAGAGCAGCCACTCTGTCACCACGGCATGATGACTGAAGGGAATTTATAAGAAATTTAGCAAAACTGAAGAGAAACCCTGAAGTGCACAGCAAGGAAGAAGCCTAAGctcaaaatttcagttttattccaTTCAACACACTGAAGATGTCAGCTACTATAAAATCAAGGAAAACTATTAACATCTGCAATATTTCCAGGCAAAAATGttacagctttttgtttgtACAGCAAAACCAGAAGCCATGATAATGAGTGCAAAGAGATTTGGTATGAACAAAAAGCCACAAATCTCGGAGTAGAAATTTTACTCACAGAGAAGTCCACCTACAAAAGGAAATGTCTCACTCAAAGCACAGCAGACAAGCAGGAAAATAATCTAGATTCCCCAGCTTCCAGGGCAATGCACCAAACTCCCTTCGTAAGGCACTTCTACTTTCCAGCCAGAATAAAGCCAAGAAGTAAGTGAATAAACAGTGAAAAGCTGTTTCAGGTAATTTTGCTTTTAGTCATCCTTAATGCTTCAAAAGCATTCTCATCTatcagtttcaaaataaataccttttaGCTATCTAAGTACACAGAATAACACAAATACTAATCACTATGTCATTTTTTGCTATAAATACCAGACACTGCAGTACTCACCGGTCTTTTACTATGATGTCACCACAGGATTGACAGTAAAAAACATAATTCCTCTGGGGTTTCAGACTTTCCCTCAAAGTGAAAACTGAATCTATAGATAGAAGGAGACACATTAATCTTCAAAACTATGTAAAATTTTCAGCTACTTATACAGAAAAATCCTGCCATATACCTCAAACCAAAAAAGATTAGAATCTAACAAACAATTGGAATATACAATACAATAGGAATTGTGTAtgtgaataattattttaaaggtgCAAACCCTTGCTACAGGGGAAGCTGATATATTTATCTCATTACAGAGATTGTATAAATTAAAATTCAATGCCGCTCTTTTGTAATGATATTTCTGCTAATCGGTGTCTCTGCAATACGAGGGTACAGTCCAATATGTAACACAAAATAGTAAGGGGGTGAGGGGAAAAGGGCATTAGTTTTAAAGACAGGTAAGAGACCAGTCACTCTCAAGGAATAGATAGTGAGCAATACCCTCTGCAGgccagcaaagcaaaagcagtctcactaaaaaaaaaaggctcaaaaAACtttcccaaattaaaaaaaggagctATAAAAGCTTCCCCAAAATTATCCAATAACactaaatggaagaaaaagcaaaactgtaaGCTTTTGCATTGCTCCCTTCCTCAGACTTAAAAATCAAAGTATATTCTCAGGACTGGCATTCGGTGTTTATGAtgcaaacacaaatgaaaagtatttttaaaggttccagaAGTTCATATTGGGCAATTAGTCTAATTTCATTAGACAATCAGTTTCGCAGCTAAATATAAAGCATTAAATGTAAACATTAACATAACATTAAACATAAACATCAAAAAGGTTAACTAAGGTTATCTAACATGTCAATTGCCATCTGGTTCATATACATGTTTTTCACTGGTACaactttcaaaattaaatatttaaaacttcaCTTTTTAAGCATGTCTCATTAACAAGACACACTAAATAATTTTTGTATAGTTGAATTGGCAAAGCACATTCGTAGTTACAGATTAACGTATGGAAGCATCCTCAGCACGCCACAAATTCACCAGACTGTTTTCCTGGTGCTGAAACCATTATTGTACATCACATACTCTGCTGATAATTTCTACTTTAAAACCACAGAATAtcaattttttgttatttaatatagctgtctgtgtcccatcctcctAAATTAATCTAAACATACTGAGCCTGGATGCTTGAATAAAAGAAATGAACAGCTACATCACCATGCTTCCTATTTCTGCAGTCACATCCCAGACCTGAATTAGCACCATGGAAATAAAGCAGGTAACTTTGCAACATCAACCTCTGCAAGCTGAGGCTGTGAGAACAAGCTCCAGCACAAAATCGCAATTCTTTATAACCCAGTGGTGGGTGACAACCTCAGTGCAATAGCCTGGATGGATCATCTTACTGCATTTTCAGCTACCAAACACAAAAtgggagggaaaggaaacaaTTTTGAAGTAATATGGGGAAGCACGGGGGAGGAATTGAGAGCAGCTCTCGAACTTGTACACGCAACACTTCGCCAACCgtgtttcctttttgttatGCCACTTTttgcacttttgttttttaaaactgacaatTCTATTAAGTTTTACCAGTCCAACACGCGCATAACGCAAACCGGGAACCCCAGTCTGGTTCGGGTCGGGGGAGTTGTGCTGCAGCATCTAAACTTTAAATTCTCTGTTCGCACACCAATTAAAAGGCTCCATTTCAGGTAACCCTAAGCAAACCAGCCCCTTTTTTTAATCCATGGGCCAGCCCCCGGCCCGCCCTTACCGGCGCTCGGCGGCGGGCGGCTGAGGCGCATGCGCAGGTGGAGGCCGTCGCCCGGGAGGTGGCGCAGGCCGCGGCAGGAGGACGGGGCCAGCCTGACCCCTGCCGGTAGCGCCGCCGCCTCGCAGCTCCCGCCGCTGCTCACTTCCAGCCGGTCCGCGGCCACCGTGACATCCACCGGCGCGCTGGGGAGGTCCGCCCCGCTGGGGAGGCAAAGCAACGAGTTTACCTCAGGCGTCAGGGCGAGCTGGTACGCGGTAACGCGCGAGGAGGATGTCAGCGCCGAGGCACCGGAGCTGGGCAGTAACTCGGTGGCAGGTGCAGACACAACGCGGGAGCACGGGCCGCCGAGCCCGCATCGCGGGGGCACCGAGCCCGGGGCAACCTGCAGCTCTCCCGCCGCCCGAGTCGCGCCCTCGGAACCCACGCGGTAATTCGGGGTCTGCCGTGGGGGTGAGGAGCAATCGAGAGAAACAGACCAGCGTTCTCAGGAAGCGTTTATTTGCACCGTGACTCTGCGCTTTTCCGAGTCGCGCAAGAGGCGAACAGGCGGGGGGGGGCCCTGCAGATCACACGGCTTTCCCCCCGTCCAAGGCAAAGGACGCGCAAACCCAGACCCGCCGCCCCAACGCCGCGCCCTGCGCCTcccccgccggccccggccccgctcagCCCGAGCGGCAACAAGGCAGGCAGCGCCTCCGCACTACCGGATAACCAGCAACGCGCTCTGCGTCCTCCGCCTGATCTCCAGCAGGAACCCTCCGGCCATGCCGGGATGGGAAGGCTGCGGCCGCCCGCGCAGGAAGCAGCCGCTCTTCCGCCGGCGCAGGCGCGGTGCGGCCGCCACGGCCCCGCCTGCTCGGTGCCGGCCACGCCCGCGGTGCAGCGGCGGCAAGGCGGCCGGGAAGGTCCGTTGCGCGTTCTGTGCTCGCCCCGCGGTCAGGCCTGGGTGCCCGGGCCTGGGTCCTGTCGGGTCGCGAAGGTCCGAGGTCGGGGTCTGCACAGTCTGGCCCGGCAGTCGCTCTGCGGCTGGGCTGCCTCACGGGGTTTTCTTATGCCCAGCCTGTAGGAAACaactattttgcaaatataataggcccaggcaggtTCTCttagcaaagcatattttaataatgattttgcaagaccgggtgttctacctaaaggtaaGCACAcctaatagggcaaaaagcccctgcttatatccccccAAAATCCAGGCGGCAGTTTctctcccctgttccccattggtttGGTAATTCAGGGTTTACAGGCTGCCCCGATGCATACAATACCCTTGCCCTTACCAATCTGTTTGAGATATGGGTTCCTCGTACTTTGGCTGcacttccccctaaattaacttgtaaatacaggtatcagtatgtaTACAGGTATCGGTATATATTCTGGGAagagactgtgttttacattaagaGTTCGTAGTCCGATGTCTCTTGGTCCTTacccctaaattaacttgtaaatacaggtgtCAGTGTGTATGTAGGTATCAGTATATATTCTGACAagagactgtgttttacattaaggatttaCAGTCCGATGTCTCTCGGTCCTTCCGCCCTGCTGGGTCAGGTgccaggtcctcagttatgtaaaaacaacagttctttgTTAAACATTCCTTACAAGCCTGAACCTTGTGCACCTCAACATCTGCCTGTTACACACCGCTGTGAGGAGCCTGGGTCTGGGCACCGGGGTGAAGACTGGATGCTGTCTCCTGTATGTGGTCTATCAAGTGCCAAGTAATGGGGGATAATTAGTCCTCTTGATCTATGGGCTGTGctccaggatgctgttggtccTTGTTGCTGCCAAGGCCAGGTCAGCTTGCTGCCCACCAGGGTTTGAGGGCCTTCCCCAGAGAGCCGCTCCCCAGCCAAGCACTCCTGGTCTCTACTGGTGCCCAGGGCTTGTCCTTCCCAGGGGCAGCAGTCCCCCATGATAACTAGGCTTTGTGACCGGGAGACTTCCTTGGGTTGTGTCAGAAGACTTCATCCACTTCCCCATTCTAACCGGGTGGTCTGTAACACACTCCTGCTAAGGTGTCATCTTCACTGGCATCTCTTCTGGTCCTGGCTTGCAAGCTCTCACCCAGCCCGTTGCGCAGCCCACACAAGAGCTCCACATAGCCAAGATGTTGCTTCACAGATCAATATCATTGGTGACGCTGTGGATACGAATTGGGGGTAGTAGGCTGAGAGCCAGGCTAGCCTCCACAGTGTCTCTGCAACATGTTGGATCCAAGCCCCTAACAAGCAACCAGCCTCCTGAGGCAGCAGGTCAGGTTGGCAGATGGGGTCCATCATGCCCCACAGCTGGGagtctcctgctgctgtcagtCACCAGTGAGCTAGCAGCTGGCCGGGGTCAACCCGCTGTGCCCCTGAAGCTCTGTCCAAGCAGTGGCCCCTGCTGAGCCAGGGGCAAGCTCCCCAGTCTGCACTGGGGACTGTATCCTGTGGCATGTCACTGCACAACCACTCACCCCCTGCCGTGTGAACAATCTCCTCTCCACCCTTTCTTGCAGCATTACAAATTTGCCCAAGTTCCTCCCAATCTACATTCATCCACATTCACCCAGCTCTTGAATGCTGTCCCATTGCACTCATGCCAAACCGACTTCTGGGCACAGGCATCTGCTGCTCTGGGGTGAGGCTTTCTACTGCCTCTCACCAGGTCTTTTAACAAAGAGACTGTAACCCACCTTGACACCCCTGTGTGATCATCCCTTAATTCATGAGCACTGTCCCCACTGCATGCTTCATCCAGCATGCTGCCCTCACAGCATATAaaaggctgttgatgggctgtaTTTGAGGACACAATGAAAGAAGCTtttgctttgggaaaaaaacagtctttccTAATGTTAAAAGTTTACTTTCTATGAAACTCTCAAGACCTTTTGCAATTGCAGAGAGTCCTTTGAAAATACGATTTGCAAAGCTTCAAACAAAAAGGCAGATTTGGATGTTAATTTCCTAGCAATTTACTATCTAGGACATTATTACTTTGAAATAATCTTAGTCCTTGGAGTCGGCAAAGCCAAGTAGATGTCCTAGGAGTGTCTCAAAGAAGGAGATGGAGTAAGGTCAGATTTTGTGGGAAAAAATAGACAATAATCAGCTAAACTGTTTCAACCAATAATTTATAAAGTGTGAATTTATTCAAGTATTCTAAGATCCAGATTGTAGTTTCTACATGCCATTCTGAGGGTGGTGGTTGGggattttagttttgtttgtttgcttttttaaggaagaaaaatatttagtcCACATGGTGGCTTTCATTTCCAATTACTTCACAAGCCAACGCACATATTGCAGGTTAAATTGTTCTGAGCAAGCATGTCACACATCAAACATAAAATCCACATGATTATAGGAGAATCAACTCTTAGTATTAGTAAAAGGGCCTTGGGCCCTGACTTTACAAGGGCTTACACAAGGTTACAAGGTTATAAATAATAAGTATTTGCAGGGTGTGGACTTCATTTATTCAAAATTGTCTATTACAGGTTTCTCACCATTTCTGCAGTGAAATAATTACTCCTATAGAACAAGGGCACGTTGCATCAGCGGTGCATCTGGCCCAGTTTGACTCCAATGTCAGTAGAAGGAGATACTATTCAGGAAGAGCTCCTTAATGTGGTCACTTCCCAGTACTTCCCCTGCATCTCTCATAGTATTAGGGATGCTGGAGGGTATATCCCTGCCTAGTTCCTTCAGTGTCCACTTACCCATGTGTTTGCCATCAATATGAATAATGCCTCCTTGAGCCTATGGATAGTGTCCAATTCCCTGCCTCTAGTGTCAATACATTCTAGAAGTTCACTATCTGCTTTGCAGAAAATCATTTTTTTAACAAGTCTAAAGAACGATCTTCCACTGTTTTCATGAGGTGTCTCCTCATTCTCATACTGTGGAATTTGTTTAACAACTTGGtctctttcattattttgtaaattttagTCAATTCTCTCCCAGCTGTTATTGCTCTTGCTGTAAGGTGGTGACACAGTCCCTTCTCTGTGCCTTCCCTAACTCTTCTGTATCCTTCCTGAGCCGTGAAGACACAAAGTGATGCAGTAATCAATCTAAGCTTGTGCTGGCATTTTCTATAGCGGCCAAACGACTCCCTCTATTTTGTTCTCAATATTCTTCTCGATAATGTACaatgttttgtgggttttttttgattgCGACTGTACATAAAGTTGATGAAACAATTTCAGATAACTGTTTGAGAGCTCCGAGTTTTAACTGCTTCTACTAAATTCAGCAAAAGTGAAGCTTAGAAGTCTAACTGCTTGACAGTGCAGGAGCGTGTGAAGGCATGTAGTTATTCGAAGTCCCACCACTCTGTGAAGATCACCACTTTTAAATAGCTCATAAAGCAGCACCGGCCCTAGTTGCGTGAAATCTCAAGTGCATTTATAAGCatctttaaataaatgtaattataCGTGCACCGTTTTAATTGGAGATACATGACCTGTAAAGTCACACTCAGTGCCTCAGAAAACCAGTGGGAATTGTCAGCTTTCCAAAAAGTCAATGTTTCTCACTTAGTGAATcctgaaatagaaaagaaatcacatttcCTCTTTATTATTATTCCAAGTCTGGAGAATAAAATTAGACTCCATAAAATGTTGGCTGATAACATAAGTCACTAAGTAGAAGATTTATAAATTAGATTTTCCCCTGgcaatattttagaaatatttacttGTCTTCAGACAGAATCTAAAAGATTTATTATATAAGCTaaatgcaggttttggggttttttttgcagttaAGTCGTTTATAACCGTAATAACTGATTGCTATTATGAAGCCTGCTTAAATTTCAGAACCGTAATGATGGATTTGACACTTAACAGATTGCAGCCTAAGAACTGCATCCTTCATATTGTGGAACTGGTCCCT is a window of Columba livia isolate bColLiv1 breed racing homer chromosome 3, bColLiv1.pat.W.v2, whole genome shotgun sequence DNA encoding:
- the UBE3D gene encoding E3 ubiquitin-protein ligase E3D isoform X1, whose amino-acid sequence is MAGGFLLEIRRRTQSALLVIRGADLPSAPVDVTVAADRLEVSSGGSCEAAALPAGVRLAPSSCRGLRHLPGDGLHLRMRLSRPPPSADSVFTLRESLKPQRNYVFYCQSCGDIIVKDRKFLRVLPLPSENWSALVEEWCCHPNPFARSTLHPQHADCFLGDTFFLLNSGNESHVPESPVCCSEAGHHASESGSNLKSKENTRVICKRCKTMLGETVSADTIKYYVTEVIIQPSEGSFTTTPRSQFVQSMVAQCLVELSSAKSTFRFTIEGDDGKIYILIWLLNSDTLLVESAGSSSSHSVFTLFGDISMPSSGPVGTWNAVKVLYQPCIKSRNKDLADTWENDIGVHPLKFPSETCLELLLILALSTTSLPPSLRCMNSFQVAFLKM
- the UBE3D gene encoding E3 ubiquitin-protein ligase E3D isoform X2 gives rise to the protein MAGGFLLEIRRRTQSALLVIRGADLPSAPVDVTVAADRLEVSSGGSCEAAALPAGVRLAPSSCRGLRHLPGDGLHLRMRLSRPPPSADSVFTLRESLKPQRNYVFYCQSCGDIIVKDRKFLRVLPLPSENWSALVEEWCCHPNPFARSTLHPQHADCFLGDTFFLLNSGNESHVPESPVCCSEAGHHASESGSNLKSKENTRVICKRCKTMLGETVSADTIKYYVTEVIIQPSEGSFTTTPRSQFVQSMVAQCLVELSSAKSTFRFTIEGDDGKIYILIWLLNSDTLLVESAGSSSSHSVFTLFGDISMPSSGPVGTWNAVKVLYQPCIKSRNKDKVPFLQLQICCADRRGLPFKLQAFGK
- the UBE3D gene encoding E3 ubiquitin-protein ligase E3D isoform X3; the encoded protein is MAGGFLLEIRRRTQSALLVIRGADLPSAPVDVTVAADRLEVSSGGSCEAAALPAGVRLAPSSCRGLRHLPGDGLHLRMRLSRPPPSADSVFTLRESLKPQRNYVFYCQSCGDIIVKDRKFLRVLPLPSENWSALVEEWCCHPNPFARSTLHPQHADCFLGDTFFLLNSGNESHVPESPVCCSEAGHHASESGSNLKSKENTRVICKRCKTMLGETVSADTIKYYVTEVIIQPSEGSFTTTPRSQFVQSMVAQCLVELSSAKSTFRFTIEGDDGKIYILIWLLNSDTLLVESAGSSSSHSVFTLFGDISMPSSGPVGTWNAVKVLYQPCIKSRNKELPF